The following coding sequences lie in one Mesorhizobium sp. NZP2298 genomic window:
- a CDS encoding xanthine dehydrogenase family protein molybdopterin-binding subunit, translating to MAIRRGRGVAAINYPTGMNLGGDPTQALVHSTPTGNFMVTLSSVDLGQGMKQIMAQICAETIGVPTDRVVVDTADTDTGPHCMGTFASRGTHRAGNAVIQAAKEARQVMLEVAAEELEVNASDLETDGQGNILVKGAPQKSISIFDVALSAHFKRGRSISGRGMFLIPRSYPEKETGAMKPSTCYAHACTVAEVEVDDETGEVTVLTVKNVFEIGRALNPKMVEQQLVGGSWMGISHALYETTEPYYPNRDHGGTDFNQYLMPGPGDLAKTEIIVLERPSADGPYGAKGPGEMCANPQIPAVANAVFDAVGVRIDTLPITPERILRALKAQAAN from the coding sequence ATGGCGATCAGGCGCGGACGCGGCGTCGCCGCGATCAACTATCCCACCGGCATGAATCTCGGCGGCGACCCGACCCAGGCGCTGGTCCACTCGACACCGACCGGCAATTTCATGGTGACGCTGTCGTCGGTCGATCTCGGCCAGGGCATGAAGCAGATCATGGCGCAGATCTGCGCCGAAACCATCGGCGTGCCGACCGACCGCGTCGTCGTCGACACCGCCGACACCGATACCGGCCCGCATTGCATGGGTACCTTCGCCTCGCGCGGCACGCATCGCGCCGGCAATGCGGTCATCCAGGCCGCGAAAGAGGCGCGCCAGGTGATGCTGGAAGTGGCGGCGGAAGAACTTGAGGTCAACGCCTCCGATCTGGAGACCGACGGTCAGGGCAACATACTGGTCAAGGGCGCGCCGCAGAAATCGATCTCGATCTTCGATGTCGCGCTGTCGGCGCATTTCAAGCGCGGCCGCTCGATCTCGGGGCGCGGCATGTTCCTGATCCCGCGTTCCTATCCCGAGAAGGAAACCGGCGCGATGAAGCCATCGACCTGCTACGCGCATGCCTGCACCGTGGCCGAGGTCGAAGTCGACGACGAGACCGGCGAGGTCACGGTGCTGACGGTCAAGAACGTCTTCGAGATCGGCCGCGCACTGAACCCGAAGATGGTCGAGCAGCAACTGGTCGGCGGCTCCTGGATGGGCATCAGCCACGCGCTCTACGAGACGACCGAGCCCTACTACCCCAACCGCGATCATGGCGGCACCGACTTCAACCAGTATCTGATGCCGGGGCCAGGCGACCTTGCCAAGACTGAGATCATCGTTCTGGAGCGGCCCTCGGCGGATGGTCCCTACGGTGCCAAGGGGCCGGGCGAAATGTGCGCCAATCCGCAGATACCGGCAGTCGCCAACGCCGTCTTCGACGCCGTCGGCGTGCGCATCGACACGCTGCCGATCACACCCGAACGCATCCTGCGCGCGCTCAAGGCGCAAGCGGCGAACTGA
- a CDS encoding xanthine dehydrogenase family protein molybdopterin-binding subunit: protein MELRKNYFADVRKDDLHEIGQPRPRSDSPGHVTGKTAFFADRNFPGMLHLKMVRSPHHHARIRSIDTSEAEKHPGVVKVLTAKDVPHNVYTILILIQVGPEDETVLADGKVRWKGEAVVAVLAETERAAQEAAAKVKVDYEVLPAVFDMEEALKPGAPLVNEYHGQNYYLYDSGECRKVRFGDVEAGFAGADHILEQSYQSSPIEHAPTETTGCVVAPEGNDRFTCYTNTQAMFFTLDNTSIILQMPGSKLHFVGGTVGGGFGGKVDVIVEPIAILGAKLTGRPVCFIYSREEEMQISSPRAAEKVVIKDGVMKDGRIVARKVTGYTDAGAYSRHSPYGAQKGAGHYPGPYTIPNVWIDTYCVYTNRTPSSAMRGFGVTIGDFALEVQMDKLARLIGMDPLEFRFINAYRDGDMKAHRQPTEGAALIECMQEASRAANWPVAEKYMAMSSYVKGA, encoded by the coding sequence ATGGAACTGCGCAAGAACTACTTCGCCGATGTTCGCAAGGACGATCTGCACGAGATCGGCCAGCCGAGGCCCCGTTCGGATTCGCCCGGCCATGTCACCGGCAAGACAGCTTTTTTCGCCGACCGCAACTTTCCCGGCATGCTGCACCTGAAGATGGTGCGCAGTCCGCACCATCACGCCCGCATCCGTTCGATCGACACGTCGGAGGCGGAGAAACATCCGGGCGTGGTCAAAGTGCTGACCGCCAAGGACGTGCCGCACAATGTCTACACCATCCTGATCCTGATCCAGGTCGGTCCTGAGGACGAGACGGTGCTGGCCGACGGCAAGGTGCGCTGGAAGGGCGAGGCCGTGGTGGCGGTGCTGGCCGAGACGGAGCGCGCCGCGCAGGAAGCCGCGGCGAAGGTCAAGGTCGACTATGAAGTGCTGCCGGCCGTCTTCGACATGGAGGAAGCGCTGAAGCCCGGCGCGCCTTTGGTCAACGAATATCACGGCCAGAACTACTATCTCTATGACAGCGGCGAGTGCCGCAAGGTGCGCTTCGGCGATGTCGAGGCCGGCTTCGCCGGCGCTGACCACATCCTGGAACAAAGCTATCAGTCCTCGCCGATCGAGCATGCGCCGACCGAGACCACCGGCTGCGTCGTGGCGCCCGAGGGCAACGACCGCTTCACCTGCTACACCAACACGCAGGCGATGTTCTTCACCCTCGACAACACCTCGATCATCCTGCAGATGCCAGGCTCGAAGCTGCATTTCGTCGGCGGCACGGTCGGCGGCGGCTTTGGCGGCAAGGTCGACGTCATCGTCGAGCCGATCGCCATCCTCGGCGCCAAGCTGACCGGGCGACCGGTCTGTTTCATCTACAGCCGCGAGGAGGAGATGCAGATTTCGTCACCCCGTGCGGCCGAAAAGGTGGTCATCAAGGATGGCGTGATGAAGGACGGCCGCATCGTTGCGCGCAAGGTCACCGGCTACACCGATGCCGGCGCCTATTCGCGTCACTCGCCCTATGGCGCGCAGAAGGGTGCGGGGCACTATCCCGGCCCCTACACAATCCCGAATGTGTGGATCGACACCTACTGCGTCTACACCAACCGCACGCCGTCGTCGGCCATGCGCGGCTTCGGCGTCACCATCGGCGACTTCGCGCTGGAGGTGCAGATGGACAAGCTGGCACGGCTGATCGGCATGGACCCGCTCGAATTCCGCTTCATCAACGCCTATCGCGACGGCGACATGAAGGCGCATCGCCAGCCGACGGAAGGGGCAGCACTCATCGAGTGCATGCAGGAAGCCTCGCGCGCCGCCAACTGGCCGGTGGCGGAGAAATACATGGCGATGTCGTCCTACGTGAAGGGAGCTTGA
- a CDS encoding (2Fe-2S)-binding protein — MAKVPVQFTLNGSEKAEFIDSGTTLLNALRDKIGDTSPKGGCHQGTCGACSVIIDGELRLSCLTLAETCSGTAITTTSGLAEGGVLHPLQRAFLDTFATQCGFCTPGMIMAAKVLLDHTPNPTRGDVVEALSGNICRCTGYEPIIQAVLTAARSNSQNAA, encoded by the coding sequence ATGGCGAAGGTCCCGGTTCAATTCACGCTCAACGGCTCCGAAAAAGCCGAATTCATCGACAGTGGCACGACGCTGCTCAACGCCTTGCGCGACAAGATCGGCGACACTTCGCCGAAAGGCGGCTGCCACCAGGGCACTTGCGGCGCCTGCTCCGTCATCATCGACGGCGAGCTCCGGCTGTCTTGCCTGACCTTGGCTGAAACTTGCAGCGGAACAGCCATCACCACGACATCGGGCCTCGCCGAGGGCGGCGTCCTGCATCCGCTGCAGCGCGCTTTCCTCGACACGTTCGCCACGCAGTGCGGCTTCTGCACGCCGGGCATGATCATGGCGGCCAAGGTACTGCTCGACCACACGCCCAACCCCACCCGCGGCGACGTGGTCGAGGCGCTGTCGGGCAACATCTGCCGCTGCACCGGCTACGAGCCGATCATCCAGGCGGTGCTCACCGCCGCGCGGTCCAACTCTCAGAACGCGGCTTGA
- a CDS encoding FAD binding domain-containing protein: MALALQTFPTVKDANAALKTAGTRYLGGGTLVVRAANEGDVSVSGLVRSTDPTLLAITVADGKIRIGASVTMAAIARHPELGTLAKAARAVGGPAVRNMATVGGNLFAPAPYGDFAVALLALDATVGTDDGELPIETFLAGRDDSHAIVTSVAFTLPKADGFRFLKVSRIKPKGVSVLSIATVLEQAADGTVSSARIALGCMADRPIRARAAEKALKGKSLDQGGIAAALAASTEGTTPITDPIASAWYRAEVLPVHLGRLLLS, encoded by the coding sequence ATGGCGCTTGCCCTCCAGACATTCCCGACCGTGAAGGACGCCAATGCCGCGTTGAAGACGGCCGGCACCCGCTATCTCGGTGGCGGCACACTCGTGGTCCGCGCGGCCAATGAAGGCGATGTCTCGGTCTCCGGTCTTGTCAGGTCAACCGACCCGACCCTGTTGGCCATCACGGTCGCCGACGGCAAGATCCGCATCGGCGCCTCGGTGACCATGGCGGCGATCGCGCGCCATCCGGAACTCGGCACGCTCGCCAAGGCCGCGCGCGCCGTCGGCGGCCCGGCGGTGCGCAACATGGCAACCGTCGGCGGCAATCTGTTCGCGCCCGCGCCCTACGGCGATTTCGCCGTTGCCCTGCTGGCGCTCGACGCCACGGTCGGAACCGATGATGGCGAATTGCCGATCGAGACCTTCCTGGCCGGGCGGGACGACAGCCACGCCATTGTCACGTCGGTCGCCTTCACGCTGCCGAAGGCCGACGGCTTCCGCTTCCTGAAAGTATCGCGGATCAAGCCCAAGGGCGTCTCGGTGCTGAGCATCGCCACCGTTCTGGAGCAGGCCGCGGACGGCACCGTCTCTTCGGCACGGATCGCACTTGGCTGCATGGCTGACCGGCCGATACGGGCCAGGGCGGCGGAAAAGGCGCTCAAGGGAAAGTCGCTCGACCAGGGCGGCATCGCGGCAGCACTGGCCGCCTCCACCGAAGGCACCACGCCTATCACCGATCCGATCGCCAGCGCCTGGTATCGCGCCGAAGTGCTGCCGGTCCATCTCGGCCGGCTGCTGCTGAGTTGA